One Megalopta genalis isolate 19385.01 chromosome 5, iyMegGena1_principal, whole genome shotgun sequence DNA window includes the following coding sequences:
- the mib2 gene encoding E3 ubiquitin-protein ligase mind bomb 2 isoform X1, with protein sequence MLEVGLRVVRGRDWKWDDQDGGEGHAGTVVEIGKPPSSGNSASSPNPLERTPDKTVIVEWDHGSRSNYRIGYQGAYDLLVFDNAATGVKHANIICDGCKRHGIIGIRWKCAHCPDYDLCTQCYMADMHDLSHTFQRFQTANSVGVQLTQRKGCPKIPLKGIFIGAKVVRGPDWEWGNQDGGSGKTGRVMDIRGWDNESSRSVATVTWSTGNTNVYRLGYKGCVDLTYVEEATSGTYYKDHLPLLGQPILTVPENGSSSTPTRSSIPYTMSSPCLNLTFNVGDKIKVLVDVDTLKEMQEGHGGWNPRMAEYIGKVGKVHRITDKGDVRVQFEECNNRWTFHPAALTKVTCKDTFSLGDIVRVKTNLSAVKLYQRGHGEWIDVMKNALGKTGKVIKIYSDGDLRVALDGHTWTFNQMSVTLVPPGTEIASVPDEAGRSWSSEGVDTEVEKLLRDAVRGEAGVSAVQEFLKKYPGRVDARAGGPGGGKKTCLQVAAHQGQRDLCILLLDAGASLRAVDEDGDTPLHYAAFGNQPEIMELLLSRGAPINAVNNGKCSALHVAVNKKHAQCVKVLLRHHCDVNLQDSYGDTALHDAIGKDAIGKDALDIIDALCSCETVDFTLKNKRGFNVLHHAALKGNAHATEKLVTRARHLVDVKKEDGFAALHLAALNGHRDVAAILLSQNGGHAKVDLRNNRRQTPLHLATSQGHWALVELLVHHNADIASTDTSGDTVLHIAVVKSPNQTNVVPTPESCRDSPLIYATWQNLARQGIKTELALACYLVSVDRSCTLLEHARNSKSKTPLDLLEAEPQLAPYTDLLRCYQYSHRAPLEIENPPTSQSSMYQTDPASQSEMVRGPRKGGISGSDDISECHGCLGIVTNAIDDGDRLNPSSSVAIINCAHCGHGIADTQAIPDVDGQSAAAEISLAKPDDKVKDTALDDKKKEENQKKEREKDKDLERLRYLETRVADLEEANMCSICMERRRNVAFLCGHGACEHCANPLKTCHMCRKVITKKINLY encoded by the exons ATGTTAGAAGTTGGTCTGAGAGTTGTCCGTGGACGAGATTGGAAATGGGATGATCAAGATGGTGGAGAAGGACATGCCGGAACAGTTGTAGAAATTGGCAAGCCACCCTCTTCGGGAAATTCAGCTTCCAGTCCTAATCCTTTGGAAAGAACTCCGGACAAAACGGTCATTGTCGAGTGGGACCATGGCTCCAGAAGTAATTACAGAATCGGATACCAAGGTGCTTACGATCTCTTGGTGTTCGACAATGCAGCCACCGGCGTTAAACACGCGAACATTATCTGTGATGGATGTAAGAGACACGGGATAATCGGTATCAGATGGAAGTGTGCTCATTGCCCAGATTACGACTTGTGCACTCAATGCTACATGGCTGACATGCACGACCTGAGTCACACGTTCCAAAGATTTCAAACAGCTAACTCCGTGGG GGTCCAACTAACTCAGAGAAAAGGCTGTCCTAAGATACCTTTGAAGGGAATATTTATCGGAGCAAAGGTTGTCCGTGGTCCAGACTGGGAATGGGGAAACCAAGACGGAGGGTCAG GAAAAACTGGTAGAGTCATGGATATACGAGGCTGGGACAATGAAAGTAGTCGTTCCGTGGCAACCGTAACGTGGTCCACGGGCAACACGAACGTGTACAGACTCGGGTACAAAGGTTGCGTGGACCTAACATACGTGGAGGAAGCCACGAGTGGCACGTACTATAAAGATCATCTTCCTCTGCTTGGTCAGCCCATACTAACTGTACCCGAAAACGGAAGCAGCTCGACCCCAACCAGGAGTAGTATTCCTTACACTATGTCTAGTCCGTGTCTTAACTTAACGTTCAACGTAGGAGATAAAATCAAAGTATTGGTCGACGTAGATACCTTGAAAGAGATGCAGGAAGGTCATGGTGGTTGGAATCCACGTATGGCCGAATATATAGGGAAG GTTGGCAAGGTCCACCGGATCACAGACAAAGGAGACGTTCGCGTGCAATTCGAGGAATGCAATAATAGGTGGACTTTCCATCCAGCAGCACTCACAAAGGTCACGTGTAAAGACACATTCTCCCTAGGCGATATAGTTCGGGTGAAAACCAATTTGTCTGCCGTGAAGCTTTACCAACGAGGTCACGGAGAGTGGATAGACGTCATGAAGAACGCTCTTGGAAAGACAGGAAAAGTAATCAAGATATATTCCGATGGCGACTTGCGAGTAGCCTTGGATGGTCACACGTGGACGTTCAATCAGATGAGCGTCACTCTGGTTCCTCCTGGAACCGAGATTGCCTCTGTCCCGGACGAAGCAGGCAGAAGCTGGTCAA GTGAGGGTGTGGACACAGAGGTTGAGAAACTACTGAGAGATGCGGTTAGAGGAGAAGCAGGAGTATCGGCGGTTCAGGAATTCCTGAAGAAGTACCCAGGCAGAGTAGACGCAAGAGCCGGTGGTCCCGGTGGTGGAAAAAAGACCTGCCTGCAGGTCGCAGCTCATCAAGGTCAACGAGACCTCTGTATCCTTCTACTGGATGCGGGTGCTTCGTTGCGGGCGGTGGACGAGGATGGAGACACGCCTCTTCATTATGCTGCATTCGG CAACCAGCCAGAAATAATGGAGTTACTGTTGTCACGGGGTGCACCTATCAATGCCGTGAACAACGGCAAATGTAGTGCGCTGCATGTCGCTGTCAACAAGAAACACGCACAGTGCGTAAAGGTCCTGTTACGCCACCACTGTGACGTTAATCTGCAAGATTCGTACGGAGACACCGCGTTGCACGACGCCATCGGCAAGGACGCCATAGGAAAAGACGCTTTGGATATCATCGACGCACTCTGTTCGTGCGAAACGGTGGACTTCACCTTGAAGAACAAGCGTGGCTTCAACGTGTTGCATCACGCTGCTTTGAAGGGCAATGCCCA CGCGACTGAGAAATTGGTAACGCGAGCCAGGCACCTGGTAGATGTGAAGAAAGAAGATGGCTTCGCGGCGCTCCACCTAGCAGCCTTGAACGGCCACAGGGACGTTGCTGCAATACTTCTTTCTCAAAATGGCGGTCACGCGAAAGTCGATTTGCGTAACAATCGTCGCCAAACACCGCTGCACTTGGCCACGTCTCAGGGTCACTGGGCCCTAGTGGAGCTGCTGGTGCATCATAATGCCGATATCGCCAGCACAGACACCAGCGGCGACACGGTCCTGCATATCGCTGTAGTGAAAAGTCCGAATCAAACGAACGTTGTCCCCACGCCGGAGAGTTGTCGAGACTCGCCTTTGATTTATGCT ACATGGCAGAACTTGGCTAGACAAGGTATCAAGACGGAACTGGCGTTGGCTTGTTATCTAGTGAGCGTCGACAGAAGCTGCACTCTATTGGAACACGCGAGGAACTCGAAGAGCAAAACACCTTTAGACCTATTGGAAGCGGAACCACAGCTCGCACCGTACACGGATCTATTGCGCTGCTACCAATACAGTCACAGAGCCCCGTTAGA GATAGAGAATCCTCCAACCTCGCAGAGTTCAATGTACCAGACAGATCCTGCGTCGCAGTCGGAAATGGTGCGTGGGCCCAGGAAGGGCGGCATTTCCGGTTCTGATGACATTTCCGAGTGTCACGGTTGTTTAGGTATAGTAACGAACGCAATCGACGATGGGGACAGATTAAATCCTAGTAGTAGCGTCGCGATCATTAACTGTGCCCATTGCGGTCATGGAATTGCCGACACGCAGGCGATTCCAG ATGTGGATGGTCAATCGGCCGCTGCAGAAATCTCCTTGGCAAAGCCGGACGATAAGGTGAAGGACACTGCGTTGGATGacaagaagaaggaggagaatcagaagaaggagagagaaaaagataaGGATTTAGAGCGTTTACGTTACTTGGAGACCAGGGTAGCCGACCTAGAGGAAGCCAACATGTGCAGCATCTGCATGGAGCGTCGTCGTAACGTTGCATTTCTCTGCGGCCATGGAGCCTGCGAGCACTGCGCGAATCCGTTGAAAACTTGCCACATGTGTCGCAAAGTAATCACAAAGAAAATCAATTTGTACTAG
- the mib2 gene encoding E3 ubiquitin-protein ligase mind bomb 2 isoform X2, which translates to MLEVGLRVVRGRDWKWDDQDGGEGHAGTVVEIGKPPSSGNSASSPNPLERTPDKTVIVEWDHGSRSNYRIGYQGAYDLLVFDNAATGVKHANIICDGCKRHGIIGIRWKCAHCPDYDLCTQCYMADMHDLSHTFQRFQTANSVGVQLTQRKGCPKIPLKGIFIGAKVVRGPDWEWGNQDGGSGKTGRVMDIRGWDNESSRSVATVTWSTGNTNVYRLGYKGCVDLTYVEEATSGTYYKDHLPLLGQPILTVPENGSSSTPTRSSIPYTMSSPCLNLTFNVGDKIKVLVDVDTLKEMQEGHGGWNPRMAEYIGKVGKVHRITDKGDVRVQFEECNNRWTFHPAALTKVTCKDTFSLGDIVRVKTNLSAVKLYQRGHGEWIDVMKNALGKTGKVIKIYSDGDLRVALDGHTWTFNQMSVTLVPPGTEIASVPDEAGRSWSSEGVDTEVEKLLRDAVRGEAGVSAVQEFLKKYPGRVDARAGGPGGGKKTCLQVAAHQGQRDLCILLLDAGASLRAVDEDGDTPLHYAAFGNQPEIMELLLSRGAPINAVNNGKCSALHVAVNKKHAQCVKVLLRHHCDVNLQDSYGDTALHDAIGKDAIGKDALDIIDALCSCETVDFTLKNKRGFNVLHHAALKGNAHATEKLVTRARHLVDVKKEDGFAALHLAALNGHRDVAAILLSQNGGHAKVDLRNNRRQTPLHLATSQGHWALVELLVHHNADIASTDTSGDTVLHIAVVKSPNQTNVVPTPESCRDSPLIYATWQNLARQGIKTELALACYLVSVDRSCTLLEHARNSKSKTPLDLLEAEPQLAPYTDLLRCYQYSHRAPLEIENPPTSQSSMYQTDPASQSEMVRGPRKGGISGSDDISECHGCLDVDGQSAAAEISLAKPDDKVKDTALDDKKKEENQKKEREKDKDLERLRYLETRVADLEEANMCSICMERRRNVAFLCGHGACEHCANPLKTCHMCRKVITKKINLY; encoded by the exons ATGTTAGAAGTTGGTCTGAGAGTTGTCCGTGGACGAGATTGGAAATGGGATGATCAAGATGGTGGAGAAGGACATGCCGGAACAGTTGTAGAAATTGGCAAGCCACCCTCTTCGGGAAATTCAGCTTCCAGTCCTAATCCTTTGGAAAGAACTCCGGACAAAACGGTCATTGTCGAGTGGGACCATGGCTCCAGAAGTAATTACAGAATCGGATACCAAGGTGCTTACGATCTCTTGGTGTTCGACAATGCAGCCACCGGCGTTAAACACGCGAACATTATCTGTGATGGATGTAAGAGACACGGGATAATCGGTATCAGATGGAAGTGTGCTCATTGCCCAGATTACGACTTGTGCACTCAATGCTACATGGCTGACATGCACGACCTGAGTCACACGTTCCAAAGATTTCAAACAGCTAACTCCGTGGG GGTCCAACTAACTCAGAGAAAAGGCTGTCCTAAGATACCTTTGAAGGGAATATTTATCGGAGCAAAGGTTGTCCGTGGTCCAGACTGGGAATGGGGAAACCAAGACGGAGGGTCAG GAAAAACTGGTAGAGTCATGGATATACGAGGCTGGGACAATGAAAGTAGTCGTTCCGTGGCAACCGTAACGTGGTCCACGGGCAACACGAACGTGTACAGACTCGGGTACAAAGGTTGCGTGGACCTAACATACGTGGAGGAAGCCACGAGTGGCACGTACTATAAAGATCATCTTCCTCTGCTTGGTCAGCCCATACTAACTGTACCCGAAAACGGAAGCAGCTCGACCCCAACCAGGAGTAGTATTCCTTACACTATGTCTAGTCCGTGTCTTAACTTAACGTTCAACGTAGGAGATAAAATCAAAGTATTGGTCGACGTAGATACCTTGAAAGAGATGCAGGAAGGTCATGGTGGTTGGAATCCACGTATGGCCGAATATATAGGGAAG GTTGGCAAGGTCCACCGGATCACAGACAAAGGAGACGTTCGCGTGCAATTCGAGGAATGCAATAATAGGTGGACTTTCCATCCAGCAGCACTCACAAAGGTCACGTGTAAAGACACATTCTCCCTAGGCGATATAGTTCGGGTGAAAACCAATTTGTCTGCCGTGAAGCTTTACCAACGAGGTCACGGAGAGTGGATAGACGTCATGAAGAACGCTCTTGGAAAGACAGGAAAAGTAATCAAGATATATTCCGATGGCGACTTGCGAGTAGCCTTGGATGGTCACACGTGGACGTTCAATCAGATGAGCGTCACTCTGGTTCCTCCTGGAACCGAGATTGCCTCTGTCCCGGACGAAGCAGGCAGAAGCTGGTCAA GTGAGGGTGTGGACACAGAGGTTGAGAAACTACTGAGAGATGCGGTTAGAGGAGAAGCAGGAGTATCGGCGGTTCAGGAATTCCTGAAGAAGTACCCAGGCAGAGTAGACGCAAGAGCCGGTGGTCCCGGTGGTGGAAAAAAGACCTGCCTGCAGGTCGCAGCTCATCAAGGTCAACGAGACCTCTGTATCCTTCTACTGGATGCGGGTGCTTCGTTGCGGGCGGTGGACGAGGATGGAGACACGCCTCTTCATTATGCTGCATTCGG CAACCAGCCAGAAATAATGGAGTTACTGTTGTCACGGGGTGCACCTATCAATGCCGTGAACAACGGCAAATGTAGTGCGCTGCATGTCGCTGTCAACAAGAAACACGCACAGTGCGTAAAGGTCCTGTTACGCCACCACTGTGACGTTAATCTGCAAGATTCGTACGGAGACACCGCGTTGCACGACGCCATCGGCAAGGACGCCATAGGAAAAGACGCTTTGGATATCATCGACGCACTCTGTTCGTGCGAAACGGTGGACTTCACCTTGAAGAACAAGCGTGGCTTCAACGTGTTGCATCACGCTGCTTTGAAGGGCAATGCCCA CGCGACTGAGAAATTGGTAACGCGAGCCAGGCACCTGGTAGATGTGAAGAAAGAAGATGGCTTCGCGGCGCTCCACCTAGCAGCCTTGAACGGCCACAGGGACGTTGCTGCAATACTTCTTTCTCAAAATGGCGGTCACGCGAAAGTCGATTTGCGTAACAATCGTCGCCAAACACCGCTGCACTTGGCCACGTCTCAGGGTCACTGGGCCCTAGTGGAGCTGCTGGTGCATCATAATGCCGATATCGCCAGCACAGACACCAGCGGCGACACGGTCCTGCATATCGCTGTAGTGAAAAGTCCGAATCAAACGAACGTTGTCCCCACGCCGGAGAGTTGTCGAGACTCGCCTTTGATTTATGCT ACATGGCAGAACTTGGCTAGACAAGGTATCAAGACGGAACTGGCGTTGGCTTGTTATCTAGTGAGCGTCGACAGAAGCTGCACTCTATTGGAACACGCGAGGAACTCGAAGAGCAAAACACCTTTAGACCTATTGGAAGCGGAACCACAGCTCGCACCGTACACGGATCTATTGCGCTGCTACCAATACAGTCACAGAGCCCCGTTAGA GATAGAGAATCCTCCAACCTCGCAGAGTTCAATGTACCAGACAGATCCTGCGTCGCAGTCGGAAATGGTGCGTGGGCCCAGGAAGGGCGGCATTTCCGGTTCTGATGACATTTCCGAGTGTCACGGTTGTTTAG ATGTGGATGGTCAATCGGCCGCTGCAGAAATCTCCTTGGCAAAGCCGGACGATAAGGTGAAGGACACTGCGTTGGATGacaagaagaaggaggagaatcagaagaaggagagagaaaaagataaGGATTTAGAGCGTTTACGTTACTTGGAGACCAGGGTAGCCGACCTAGAGGAAGCCAACATGTGCAGCATCTGCATGGAGCGTCGTCGTAACGTTGCATTTCTCTGCGGCCATGGAGCCTGCGAGCACTGCGCGAATCCGTTGAAAACTTGCCACATGTGTCGCAAAGTAATCACAAAGAAAATCAATTTGTACTAG